One genomic segment of Piliocolobus tephrosceles isolate RC106 unplaced genomic scaffold, ASM277652v3 unscaffolded_37560, whole genome shotgun sequence includes these proteins:
- the LOC111532338 gene encoding keratin-associated protein 26-1-like, which translates to CGEPTSCQPAHCETSNLETSCGSSTAYYVPRPCQGSSFLPAASFISSSCLPLSCRPQSYVSSGYRPLRLQLNSYQPIGGCVPSGCRPQSCFSNSCQPQNLLTSGCRPSSCLAYGPQTVHVVSSSLRPLRPLFSGCQPLTHVINTCRPSCSGL; encoded by the coding sequence TGCGGTGAACCAACCAGCTGCCAGCCGGCCCACTGTGAGACCAGCAACCTTGAAACCTCTTGTGGTTCTTCCACTGCCTACTACGTGCCCAGGCCCTGCCAAGGAAGCAGTTTTCTTCCTGCTGCTTCTTTCATCTCCAGCTCCTGCCTTCCACTATCCTGTAGACCACAGAGCTACGTGTCCAGTGGCTATCGTCCACTGAGGCTGCAGCTCAATAGTTACCAGCCCATAGGAGGCTGTGTGCCCAGTGGCTGTCGCCCCCAATCCTGCTTCTCCAACAGTTGCCAGCCCCAAAACCTCCTCACTTCTGGATGCCGACCCTCGAGTTGCTTGGCCTATGGTCCTCAAACTGTTCACGTTGTGTCCAGCAGCCTCAGacctctgaggcctctgttcagTGGTTGCCAACCTCTGACCCATGTGATCAACACGTGTCGTCCATCTTGCTCTGGACTGTGA